One part of the Arabidopsis thaliana chromosome 1 sequence genome encodes these proteins:
- a CDS encoding anaphase-promoting complex subunit (unknown protein; Has 380 Blast hits to 268 proteins in 109 species: Archae - 0; Bacteria - 0; Metazoa - 245; Fungi - 73; Plants - 49; Viruses - 0; Other Eukaryotes - 13 (source: NCBI BLink).) — translation MAGLTRTAGAFAVTPHKISVCILLQIYAPSAQMSLPFPFSSVAQHNRLGLYLLSLTKSCDDIFEPKLEKLINQLREVGEEMDAWLTDHLTNRFSSLASPDDLLNFFNDMRGILGSLDSGVVQDDQIILDPNSNLGMFVRRCILAFNLLSFEGVCHLFSSIEDYCKEAHSSFAQFGAPNNNLESLIQYDQMDMENYAMDKPTEEIEFQKTASGIVPFHLHTPDSLMKATEGLLHNRKETSRTSKKDTEATPVARASTSTLEESLVDESLFLRTNLQIQGFLMEQADAIEIHGSSSSFSSSSIESFLDQLQKLAPELHRVHFLRYLNKLHSDDYFAALDNLLRYFDYSAGTEGFDLVPPSTGCSMYGRYEIGLLCLGMMHFRFGHPNLALEVLTEAVRVSQQLSNDTCLAYTLAAMSNLLSEMGIASTSGVLGSSYSPVTSTASSLSVQQRVYILLKESLRRADSLKLRRLVASNHLAMAKFELMHVQRPLLSFGPKASMRHKTCPVSVCKEIRLGAHLISDFSSESSTMTIDGSLSSAWLKDLQKPWGPPVISPDSGSRKSSTFFQLCDHLVSIPGSVSQLIGASYLLRATSWELYGSAPMARMNTLVYATLFGDSSSSSDAELAYLKLIQHLALYKGYKDAFAALKVAEEKFLTVSKSKVLLLKLQLLHERALHCGNLKLAQRICNELGGLASTAMGVDMELKVEASLREARTLLAAKQYSQAANVAHSLFCTCHKFNLQIEKASVLLLLAEIHKKSGNAVLGLPYALASISFCQSFNLDLLKASATLTLAELWLGLGSNHTKRALDLLHGAFPMILGHGGLELRARAYIFEANCYLSDPSSSVSTDSDTVLDSLRQASDELQALEYHELAAEASYLMAMVYDKLGRLDEREEAASLFKKHIIALENPQDVEQNMA, via the exons ATGGCCGGATTAACGAGAACGGCCGGTGCTTTTGCGGTAACTCCACACAAGATCTCCGTTTGCATTCTCCTGCAGATATACGCTCCTTCCGCTCAGAtgtctcttccttttcctttctcttccGTTGCTCAGCACAACCGCCTCGGCCTCTACTTGCTCTCTCTTACTAAG TCTTGCGATGATATATTTGAGCCGAAGCTGGAAAAGCTCATCAACCAGTTGAGGGAAGTTGGTGAAGAGATGGACGCGTGGCTAACTGACCATTTAACTAATAGATTTTCCTCTTTGGCTTCACCAGATGATCtattaaatttctttaatgACATGCGAG GAATACTTGGGAGCCTTGATTCAGGAGTCGTGCAAGATGATCAGATTATTTTGGATCCCAACAGCAACTTGGGAATGTTTGTTCGTCGTTGCATTTTGGCATTCAACCTTTTATCGTTCGAG GGAGTTTGTCATCTTTTTTCAAGTATTGAAGATTACTGCAAAGAAGCCCATTCAAGCTTTGCTCAGTTTGGTGCACCTAATAATAATCTGGAGTCATTAATACAATATGATCAGATGGATATGGAGAATTATGCAATGGATAAACCAACTGAAGAAATAGAGTTTCAGAAAACTGCTAGTGGAATTGTCCCTTTTCACCTTCATACACCAGATTCACTTATGAAAGCGACAGAAG GTTTGCTACATAATAGGAAGGAAACATCAAGGACCAGCAAGAAAGATACAGAAGCTACTCCAGTTGCTCGTGCCTCAACAAGTACACTTGAGGAATCTCTGGTAGATGAGTCATTATTCCTTCGGACAAATTTGCAGATACAAGGCTTTTTAATGGAACAGGCCGATGCAATTGAAAT CCATGGAAGTTCAAGTTCATTCTCTTCAAGTTCCATCGAAAGTTTCCTTGATCAGCTTCAGAAATTAGCCCCTGAACTGCATCGT GTTCACTTTTTGCGTTACTTGAATAAACTTCACAGTGATGACTACTTTGCTGCTTTGGATAATCTCCTCCGTTACTTTGATTACAG TGCAGGGACTGAGGGATTTGACCTTGTTCCTCCTTCAACTGGCTGCAGCATGTATGGAAGGTACGAGATTGGTTTGCTATGTCTGGGAATGATGCATTTCCGATTTGGGCATCCTAATCTGGCTCTAGAG GTTTTGACAGAAGCTGTGCGTGTATCACAGCAG CTTAGTAATGATACTTGTCTAGCATATACGCTAGCAGCAATGAGCAACTTGTTATCGGAAATGGGCATTGCAAGTACCTCCGGTGTTCTCGGATCCTCATACTCACCCGTCACTAGCACTGCGTCTTCATTATCTGTACAACAAAGAGTGTACATACTTTTGAAAGAGTCTTTGAGGAGAGCTGACAGTCTAAAGTTAAGACGCTTAGTGGCTTCTAATCATCTTGCGATGGCTAAATTTGAGTTGATG CATGTGCAAAGGCCTCTACTGTCATTTGGTCCCAAAGCTTCTATGCGTCACAAAACTTGTCCAGTTAGTGTCTGCAAG GAAATAAGACTAGGGGCACACCTAATCAGCGACTTTTCTTCTGAAAGCTCTACAATGACAATTGATGGTTCTCTAAGCTCGGCTTGGCTTAAAGACTTGCAAAAACCATGGGGTCCACCTGTGATTTCCCCAGACTCCGGTTCTAGAAAAAgttcaactttttttcaaCTCTGTGATCATTTGGTCTCAATTCCTGGATCCGTGTCACAATTAATAGGTGCTTCTTATTTACTCCGGGCTACTTCATGGGAGTTATATGGCAG cGCTCCCATGGCTCGGATGAATACCTTGGTGTATGCAACTTTATTCGGTGACTCTTCTAG TTCGTCTGACGCAGAGTTAGCATACTTGAAGCTCATTCAACATTTGGCACTATATAAGGGATACAAAG ATGCCTTTGCTGCTCTTAAGGTCGCAGAGGAAAAGTTCTTAACCGTATCGAAATCAAAAGTATTGTTGCTCAAGTTGCAACTACTACATGAGCGTGCCTTGCATTG TGGGAATTTAAAACTAGCTCAACGAATATGTAATGAGCTAGGAGGCTTGGCATCAACAGCCATGGGTGTAGACATGGAGCTAAAAGTAGAAGCAAGTCTTCGTGAAGCTCGGACTTTGCTTGCAGCAAAACAGTATAGCCAG GCAGCAAATGTGGCACACTCCCTCTTCTGCACATGTCACAAATTCAATTTGCAAATCGAAAAGGCgtctgttcttcttctgctcGCAGAGATCCATAAG AAGTCAGGAAATGCTGTCCTGGGTCTTCCATATGCGCTGGCAAGCATCTCGTTTTGCCAGTCATTCAACTTGGATCTTCTCAAAGCATCAGCTACTCTCACTCTGGCCGAGCTTTGGCTTGGTCTTGGATCAAATCATACCAAACGAGCATTAGACCTTTTGCATGGGGCTTTCCCTATGATTCTTGGCCATGGAGGTTTGGAGTTGCGTGCTCGAGCTTACATCTTTGAAGCAAACTGCTATCTATCTGATCCAAGTTCTTCAG TTTCCACAGATTCTGACACTGTCTTGGATTCTCTAAGGCAAGCTTCAGATGAGCTTCAAGCTTTGGAG TACCATGAACTGGCAGCGGAAGCCTCGTACTTAATGGCCATGGTATATGACAAGTTGGGACGGCTTGATGAGAGGGAAGAAGCTGCGTCTTTGTTTAAGAAACATATCATAGCTCTCGAGAACCCTCAAGATGTGGAACAAAACATGGCATGA
- the PDS1 gene encoding 4-hydroxyphenylpyruvate dioxygenase (phytoene desaturation 1 (PDS1); CONTAINS InterPro DOMAIN/s: 4-hydroxyphenylpyruvate dioxygenase (InterPro:IPR005956), Glyoxalase/bleomycin resistance protein/dioxygenase (InterPro:IPR004360); Has 2393 Blast hits to 2392 proteins in 824 species: Archae - 3; Bacteria - 1672; Metazoa - 205; Fungi - 157; Plants - 91; Viruses - 0; Other Eukaryotes - 265 (source: NCBI BLink).) — protein MCLSLASTAQRNTQFRSRVLVLAELVKSMGHQNAAVSENQNHDDGAASSPGFKLVGFSKFVRKNPKSDKFKVKRFHHIEFWCGDATNVARRFSWGLGMRFSAKSDLSTGNMVHASYLLTSGDLRFLFTAPYSPSLSAGEIKPTTTASIPSFDHGSCRSFFSSHGLGVRAVAIEVEDAESAFSISVANGAIPSSPPIVLNEAVTIAEVKLYGDVVLRYVSYKAEDTEKSEFLPGFERVEDASSFPLDYGIRRLDHAVGNVPELGPALTYVAGFTGFHQFAEFTADDVGTAESGLNSAVLASNDEMVLLPINEPVHGTKRKSQIQTYLEHNEGAGLQHLALMSEDIFRTLREMRKRSSIGGFDFMPSPPPTYYQNLKKRVGDVLSDDQIKECEELGILVDRDDQGTLLQIFTKPLGRRYL, from the exons ATGTGTCTATCGTTAGCTTCTACAGCTCAACGAAACACACAGTTCCGTAGCAGAGTTTTAGTTTTAGCAGAGTTGGTGAAATCAATGGGCCACCAAAACGCCGCCGTTTCAGAGAATCAAAACCATGATGACGGCGCTGCGTCGTCGCCGGGATTCAAGCTCGTCGGATTTTCCAAGTTCGTAAGAAAGAATCCAAAGTCTGATAAATTCAAGGTTAAGCGCTTCCATCACATCGAGTTCTGGTGCGGCGACGCAACCAACGTCGCTCGTCGCTTCTCCTGGGGTCTGGGGATGAGATTCTCCGCCAAATCCGATCTTTCCACCGGAAACATGGTTCACGCCTCTTACCTACTCACCTCCGGTGACCTCCGATTCCTTTTCACTGCTCCTTACTCTCCGTCTCTCTCCGCCGGAGAGATTAAACCGACAACCACAGCTTCTATCCCAAGTTTCGATCACGGCTCTTGTcgttccttcttctcttcacatGGTCTCGGTGTTAGAGCCGTTGCGATTGAAGTAGAAGACGCAGAGTCAGCTTTCTCCATCAGTGTAGCTAATGGCGCTATTCCTTCGTCGCCTCCTATCGTCCTCAATGAAGCAGTTACGATCGCTGAGGTTAAACTATACGGCGATGTTGTTCTCCGATATGTTAGTTACAAAGCAGAAGATACCGAAAAATCCGAATTCTTGCCAGGGTTCGAGCGTGTAGAGGATGCGTCGTCGTTCCCATTGGATTATGGTATCCGGCGGCTTGACCACGCCGTGGGAAACGTTCCTGAGCTTGGTCCGGCTTTAACTTATGTAGCGGGGTTCACTGGTTTTCACCAATTCGCAGAGTTCACAGCAGACGACGTTGGAACCGCCGAGAGCGGTTTAAATTCAGCGGTCCTGGCTAGCAATGATGAAATGGTTCTTCTACCGATTAACGAGCCAGTGCACGGAACAAAGAGGAAGAGTCAGATTCAGACGTATTTGGAACATAACGAAGGCGCAGGGCTACAACATCTGGCTCTGATGAGTGAAGACATATTCAGGACCCTGAGAGAGATGAGGAAGAGGAGCAGTATTGGAGGATTCGACTTCATGCCTTCTCCTCCGCCTACTTACTACCAGAATCTCAAGAAACGGGTCGGCGACGTGCTCAGCGATGATCAGATCAAGGAGTGTGAGGAATTAGGGATTCTTGTAGACAGAGATGATCAAGGGACGTTGCTTCAAATCTTCACAAAACCACTAG GCCGACGATATTTATAG
- the PDS1 gene encoding 4-hydroxyphenylpyruvate dioxygenase (phytoene desaturation 1 (PDS1); CONTAINS InterPro DOMAIN/s: 4-hydroxyphenylpyruvate dioxygenase (InterPro:IPR005956), Glyoxalase/bleomycin resistance protein/dioxygenase (InterPro:IPR004360); Has 2414 Blast hits to 2412 proteins in 817 species: Archae - 3; Bacteria - 1671; Metazoa - 206; Fungi - 158; Plants - 88; Viruses - 0; Other Eukaryotes - 288 (source: NCBI BLink).), translated as MGHQNAAVSENQNHDDGAASSPGFKLVGFSKFVRKNPKSDKFKVKRFHHIEFWCGDATNVARRFSWGLGMRFSAKSDLSTGNMVHASYLLTSGDLRFLFTAPYSPSLSAGEIKPTTTASIPSFDHGSCRSFFSSHGLGVRAVAIEVEDAESAFSISVANGAIPSSPPIVLNEAVTIAEVKLYGDVVLRYVSYKAEDTEKSEFLPGFERVEDASSFPLDYGIRRLDHAVGNVPELGPALTYVAGFTGFHQFAEFTADDVGTAESGLNSAVLASNDEMVLLPINEPVHGTKRKSQIQTYLEHNEGAGLQHLALMSEDIFRTLREMRKRSSIGGFDFMPSPPPTYYQNLKKRVGDVLSDDQIKECEELGILVDRDDQGTLLQIFTKPLGDRPTIFIEIIQRVGCMMKDEEGKAYQSGGCGGFGKGNFSELFKSIEEYEKTLEAKQLVG; from the exons ATGGGCCACCAAAACGCCGCCGTTTCAGAGAATCAAAACCATGATGACGGCGCTGCGTCGTCGCCGGGATTCAAGCTCGTCGGATTTTCCAAGTTCGTAAGAAAGAATCCAAAGTCTGATAAATTCAAGGTTAAGCGCTTCCATCACATCGAGTTCTGGTGCGGCGACGCAACCAACGTCGCTCGTCGCTTCTCCTGGGGTCTGGGGATGAGATTCTCCGCCAAATCCGATCTTTCCACCGGAAACATGGTTCACGCCTCTTACCTACTCACCTCCGGTGACCTCCGATTCCTTTTCACTGCTCCTTACTCTCCGTCTCTCTCCGCCGGAGAGATTAAACCGACAACCACAGCTTCTATCCCAAGTTTCGATCACGGCTCTTGTcgttccttcttctcttcacatGGTCTCGGTGTTAGAGCCGTTGCGATTGAAGTAGAAGACGCAGAGTCAGCTTTCTCCATCAGTGTAGCTAATGGCGCTATTCCTTCGTCGCCTCCTATCGTCCTCAATGAAGCAGTTACGATCGCTGAGGTTAAACTATACGGCGATGTTGTTCTCCGATATGTTAGTTACAAAGCAGAAGATACCGAAAAATCCGAATTCTTGCCAGGGTTCGAGCGTGTAGAGGATGCGTCGTCGTTCCCATTGGATTATGGTATCCGGCGGCTTGACCACGCCGTGGGAAACGTTCCTGAGCTTGGTCCGGCTTTAACTTATGTAGCGGGGTTCACTGGTTTTCACCAATTCGCAGAGTTCACAGCAGACGACGTTGGAACCGCCGAGAGCGGTTTAAATTCAGCGGTCCTGGCTAGCAATGATGAAATGGTTCTTCTACCGATTAACGAGCCAGTGCACGGAACAAAGAGGAAGAGTCAGATTCAGACGTATTTGGAACATAACGAAGGCGCAGGGCTACAACATCTGGCTCTGATGAGTGAAGACATATTCAGGACCCTGAGAGAGATGAGGAAGAGGAGCAGTATTGGAGGATTCGACTTCATGCCTTCTCCTCCGCCTACTTACTACCAGAATCTCAAGAAACGGGTCGGCGACGTGCTCAGCGATGATCAGATCAAGGAGTGTGAGGAATTAGGGATTCTTGTAGACAGAGATGATCAAGGGACGTTGCTTCAAATCTTCACAAAACCACTAGGTGACAG GCCGACGATATTTATAGAGATAATCCAGAGAGTAGGATGCATGATGAAAGATGAGGAAGGGAAGGCTTACCAGAGTGGAGGATGTGGTGGTTTTGGCAAAGGCAATTTCTCTGAGCTCTTCAAGTCCATTGAAGAATACGAAAAGACTCTTGAAGCCAAACAGTTAGTgggatga
- a CDS encoding Pentatricopeptide repeat (PPR) superfamily protein (Pentatricopeptide repeat (PPR) superfamily protein; CONTAINS InterPro DOMAIN/s: Pentatricopeptide repeat (InterPro:IPR002885); BEST Arabidopsis thaliana protein match is: Pentatricopeptide repeat (PPR) superfamily protein (TAIR:AT1G64580.1); Has 57463 Blast hits to 14556 proteins in 285 species: Archae - 4; Bacteria - 52; Metazoa - 759; Fungi - 693; Plants - 54152; Viruses - 0; Other Eukaryotes - 1803 (source: NCBI BLink).) — protein MRRSIVIVIALTAKGFLHRHLLEKGNLVTALSLRICNSRAFSGRSDYRERLRSGLHSIKFNDALTLFCDMAESHPLPSIVDFSRLLIAIAKLNKYEAVISLFRHLEMLGISHDLYSFTTLIDCFCRCARLSLALSCLGKMMKLGFEPSIVTFGSLVNGFCHVNRFYEAMSLVDQIVGLGYEPNVVIYNTIIDSLCEKGQVNTALDVLKHMKKMGIRPDVVTYNSLITRLFHSGTWGVSARILSDMMRMGISPDVITFSALIDVYGKEGQLLEAKKQYNEMIQRSVNPNIVTYNSLINGLCIHGLLDEAKKVLNVLVSKGFFPNAVTYNTLINGYCKAKRVDDGMKILCVMSRDGVDGDTFTYNTLYQGYCQAGKFSAAEKVLGRMVSCGVHPDMYTFNILLDGLCDHGKIGKALVRLEDLQKSKTVVGIITYNIIIKGLCKADKVEDAWYLFCSLALKGVSPDVITYITMMIGLRRKRLWREAHELYRKMQKEDGLMPIK, from the coding sequence ATGCGAAGATCGATTGTGATTGTGATTGCGTTAACGGCGAAGGGGTTTCTTCATCGGCATCTTCTGGAGAAAGGTAATCTTGTAACTGCTCTCTCATTACGCATTTGCAATTCCCGAGCTTTTTCTGGTAGGAGTGATTAccgagagagattgagaagtGGGCTTCACTCTATTAAGTTTAACGATGCACTTACTTTGTTCTGTGACATGGCTGAGTCTCATCCCCTCCCTTCCATTGTTGATTTCAGTAGATTACTGATTGCCATTGCTAAGCTGAATAAGTATGAAGCTgtgatctctctctttcggCATTTGGAGATGTTGGGAATTTCACATGATCTCTATAGCTTCACTACTTTAATAGATTGTTTCTGCCGATGCGCTCGACTCTCTCTTGCTCTGTCATGTCTAGGAAAGATGATGAAGCTTGGTTTTGAGCCCAGCATAGTTACCTTTGGATCTCTGGTCAATGGATTCTGTCACGTAAATAGATTTTATGAAGCCATGTCTCTGGTTGATCAAATCGTGGGATTGGGATATGAACCTAATGTTGTAATCTACAACACTATCATTGATAGTCTCTGCGAAAAGGGACAAGTGAATACTGCGCTGGATGTTTTGAAACATATGAAGAAAATGGGAATTAGACCGGATGTTGTTACATACAACTCTCTCATTACTCGCCTTTTCCATTCTGGTACATGGGGCGTCTCTGCTCGAATACTGAGTGATATGATGAGGATGGGAATCAGCCCGGATGTAATCACTTTCAGTGCTTTGATCGATGTGTATGGGAAAGAGGGGCAGCTTTTAGAGGCTAAGAAACAGTACAATGAGATGATTCAAAGGTCAGTTAATCCTAATATTGTCACTTACAATTCACTGATCAACGGGCTTTGCATTCACGGTCTTCTAGATGAAGCCAAAAAAGTTCTTAATGTTTTGGTAAGTAAAGGTTTCTTCCCAAATGCAGTGACTTATAATACTCTCATAAATGGATATTGCAAGGCCAAGAGGGTAGATGATGGGATGAAAATCTTGTGCGTAATGTCCCGTGATGGAGTGGATGGTGACACATTCACTTACAATACTCTTTACCAAGGTTATTGTCAAGCGGGAAAATTTAGTGCTGCCGAAAAGGTTTTAGGTCGGATGGTTTCTTGTGGCGTGCATCCCGATATGTATACCTTTAACATTTTGTTAGACGGTCTATGTGATCATGGAAAAATAGGAAAAGCATTGGTGAGACTGGAGGATTTGCAAAAGAGTAAAACAGTTGTTGGtattattacatataatattatCATCAAAGGGCTGTGTAAGGCTGATAAGGTGGAAGATGCTTGGTATTTATTTTGCAGTCTTGCTCTCAAAGGAGTAAGTCCTGATGTTATAACGTACATTACAATGATGATAGGCTTGCGTAGGAAAAGACTATGGCGTGAAGCGCATGAGCTGTatagaaaaatgcaaaaagagGATGGGCTTATGCCAATTAAGTAG
- a CDS encoding 2-oxoglutarate (2OG) and Fe(II)-dependent oxygenase superfamily protein (2-oxoglutarate (2OG) and Fe(II)-dependent oxygenase superfamily protein; CONTAINS InterPro DOMAIN/s: Oxoglutarate/iron-dependent oxygenase (InterPro:IPR005123); BEST Arabidopsis thaliana protein match is: 2-oxoglutarate (2OG) and Fe(II)-dependent oxygenase superfamily protein (TAIR:AT3G61400.1); Has 8339 Blast hits to 8299 proteins in 1003 species: Archae - 0; Bacteria - 1128; Metazoa - 122; Fungi - 867; Plants - 4923; Viruses - 0; Other Eukaryotes - 1299 (source: NCBI BLink).) → MESSLPQVAALDRSTLLKAFDETKTGVKGLIDAGITEIPSIFRAPPATLTSPKPPSSSDFSIPTIDLKGGGTDSITRRSLVEKIGDAAEKWGFFQVINHGIPMDVLEKMIDGIREFHEQDTEVKKGFYSRDPASKMVYSSNFDLFSSPAANWRDTLGCYTAPDPPRPEDLPATCGEMMIEYSKEVMKLGKLLFELLSEALGLNTNHLKDMDCTNSLLLLGHYYPPCPQPDLTLGLTKHSDNSFLTILLQDHIGGLQVLHDQYWVDVPPVPGALVVNVGDLLQLITNDKFISVEHRVLANVAGPRISVACFFSSYLMANPRVYGPIKEILSEENPPNYRDTTITEYAKFYRSKGFDGTSGLLYLKI, encoded by the exons ATGGAGTCATCACTTCCCCAAGTTGCTGCACTTGATCGTTCAACTCTACTCAAAGCTTTCGACGAGACTAAAACCGGCGTGAAAGGCCTTATCGACGCCGGAATCACAGAGATTCCTTCGATATTTCGTGCACCTCCGGCTACTTTAACAAGTCCAAAACCACCTTCCTCCTCTGATTTCTCCATCCCCACAATCGATCTCAAAGGAGGTGGCACGGACTCGATCACGCGGCGGAGCTTGGTGGAGAAGATCGGAGACGCGGCAGAGAAATGGGGATTTTTCCAGGTGATCAACCACGGGATCCCGATGGATGTGTTGGAGAAGATGATAGATGGGATTCGTGAGTTTCACGAGCAAGACACTGAAGTGAAGAAAGGGTTTTACTCTCGAGATCCAGCTAGTAAGATGGTATACAGCAGCAACTTCGATCTGTTTAGCTCACCGGCGGCGAATTGGAGAGATACACTTGGTTGTTATACAGCACCAGATCCCCCGAGACCGGAGGACTTACCCGCCACTTGTGG GGAGATGATGATTGAGTACTCAAAGGAAGTGATGAAATTGGGTAAATTACTCTTCGAGCTTCTCTCGGAAGCTCTAGGGTTAAACACTAATCACCTCAAGGACATGGATTGCACTAACTCCTTGCTGTTGCTCGGCCATTATTACCCGCCATGTCCCCAACCCGACCTTACTCTAGGCTTAACGAAACACTCCGACAACTCTTTTCTCACTATTCTTCTTCAAGACCATATCGGAGGGCTTCAAGTTCTTCATGACCAATATTGGGTTGATGTTCCTCCTGTCCCTGGAGCTCTTGTTGTTAACGTTGGAGATCTTCTTCAG CTTATAACAAACGACAAGTTCATAAGCGTGGAGCATAGGGTTTTGGCCAATGTAGCTGGACCGAGAATTTCAGTGGCATGTTTCTTCAGCTCGTATTTGATGGCGAATCCTCGAGTTTATGGACCCATCAAAGAGATTTTGTCTGAAGAAAACCCTCCTAATTATAGAGACACTACTATTACAGAGTATGCAAAGTTCTACAGATCCAAAGGATTCGATGGTACCTCTGGATTACTCTATCTCAAGATCTGA
- a CDS encoding Pentatricopeptide repeat (PPR) superfamily protein, with protein MLGISHDLYSFTTLIDCFCRCARLSLALSCLGKMMKLGFEPSIVTFGSLVNGFCHVNRFYEAMSLVDQIVGLGYEPNVVIYNTIIDSLCEKGQVNTALDVLKHMKKMGIRPDVVTYNSLITRLFHSGTWGVSARILSDMMRMGISPDVITFSALIDVYGKEGQLLEAKKQYNEMIQRSVNPNIVTYNSLINGLCIHGLLDEAKKVLNVLVSKGFFPNAVTYNTLINGYCKAKRVDDGMKILCVMSRDGVDGDTFTYNTLYQGYCQAGKFSAAEKVLGRMVSCGVHPDMYTFNILLDGLCDHGKIGKALVRLEDLQKSKTVVGIITYNIIIKGLCKADKVEDAWYLFCSLALKGVSPDVITYITMMIGLRRKRLWREAHELYRKMQKEDGLMPIK; from the coding sequence ATGTTGGGAATTTCACATGATCTCTATAGCTTCACTACTTTAATAGATTGTTTCTGCCGATGCGCTCGACTCTCTCTTGCTCTGTCATGTCTAGGAAAGATGATGAAGCTTGGTTTTGAGCCCAGCATAGTTACCTTTGGATCTCTGGTCAATGGATTCTGTCACGTAAATAGATTTTATGAAGCCATGTCTCTGGTTGATCAAATCGTGGGATTGGGATATGAACCTAATGTTGTAATCTACAACACTATCATTGATAGTCTCTGCGAAAAGGGACAAGTGAATACTGCGCTGGATGTTTTGAAACATATGAAGAAAATGGGAATTAGACCGGATGTTGTTACATACAACTCTCTCATTACTCGCCTTTTCCATTCTGGTACATGGGGCGTCTCTGCTCGAATACTGAGTGATATGATGAGGATGGGAATCAGCCCGGATGTAATCACTTTCAGTGCTTTGATCGATGTGTATGGGAAAGAGGGGCAGCTTTTAGAGGCTAAGAAACAGTACAATGAGATGATTCAAAGGTCAGTTAATCCTAATATTGTCACTTACAATTCACTGATCAACGGGCTTTGCATTCACGGTCTTCTAGATGAAGCCAAAAAAGTTCTTAATGTTTTGGTAAGTAAAGGTTTCTTCCCAAATGCAGTGACTTATAATACTCTCATAAATGGATATTGCAAGGCCAAGAGGGTAGATGATGGGATGAAAATCTTGTGCGTAATGTCCCGTGATGGAGTGGATGGTGACACATTCACTTACAATACTCTTTACCAAGGTTATTGTCAAGCGGGAAAATTTAGTGCTGCCGAAAAGGTTTTAGGTCGGATGGTTTCTTGTGGCGTGCATCCCGATATGTATACCTTTAACATTTTGTTAGACGGTCTATGTGATCATGGAAAAATAGGAAAAGCATTGGTGAGACTGGAGGATTTGCAAAAGAGTAAAACAGTTGTTGGtattattacatataatattatCATCAAAGGGCTGTGTAAGGCTGATAAGGTGGAAGATGCTTGGTATTTATTTTGCAGTCTTGCTCTCAAAGGAGTAAGTCCTGATGTTATAACGTACATTACAATGATGATAGGCTTGCGTAGGAAAAGACTATGGCGTGAAGCGCATGAGCTGTatagaaaaatgcaaaaagagGATGGGCTTATGCCAATTAAGTAG